The following proteins come from a genomic window of Phnomibacter ginsenosidimutans:
- a CDS encoding rhamnogalacturonan acetylesterase, producing MKKVGRYWLLLWMLSFCSRHISAQTLRFDFGNGKAAKGFTAVTANAMYSDAAGFGFEPGAVITAVQRKGKDQRTNDFVTANKPFFFSVSLPEGNYRVKLWLGDVAGTSSTIVRAECRRAVLPQVITNTKEVKEVSFLVHVRDTMIAGTNTQVKIKAREREYWHWDNKLTLEINDSLPKLCALEITPVQNVPVVFLAGNSTVVDQASEPYAAWGQMIPQLFQTDKVVVANYAESGEALNSFLSAKRLEKILSLMKPGDYLFIEFAHNDQKQKGAGIGPWESYTKLLHQYIESCRQKGGHPVLVTSMHRRNFDSSGHVINTLGDYPAAMRKVAADLQVPLIDLNNMSAQLYEAWGPKGSEKGFVIYPANSFPGQEKALLDNTHFNPYGAYEIARCIAQGMRDIQLPLAQYLSPALPAFNPSQPDKAAHFYWPLSPVIAKAKPDGN from the coding sequence ATGAAAAAAGTTGGGCGATATTGGTTGTTGTTGTGGATGCTGTCTTTTTGCAGCAGACATATTTCGGCACAAACCTTGCGCTTCGATTTTGGTAATGGAAAAGCAGCGAAAGGATTTACTGCAGTTACAGCCAATGCGATGTATAGCGATGCTGCAGGTTTCGGCTTTGAGCCTGGTGCTGTTATTACGGCCGTACAGCGAAAAGGAAAAGATCAACGAACCAATGATTTTGTAACCGCCAATAAGCCTTTCTTTTTTAGTGTAAGCTTGCCCGAAGGCAACTATCGGGTGAAACTGTGGTTGGGCGATGTAGCAGGCACTTCTTCCACTATTGTTCGTGCCGAATGCCGCAGGGCAGTATTGCCGCAAGTCATCACCAATACAAAGGAAGTGAAAGAAGTATCCTTTCTGGTGCATGTGCGTGATACTATGATTGCAGGCACGAATACGCAGGTAAAAATCAAAGCCCGGGAAAGAGAATACTGGCATTGGGATAACAAACTGACGCTGGAAATAAATGACAGCTTACCAAAACTGTGTGCTTTGGAAATAACGCCGGTTCAAAATGTGCCTGTTGTGTTTTTGGCTGGCAATTCTACAGTAGTCGATCAGGCTTCTGAACCCTACGCTGCTTGGGGGCAAATGATACCTCAGCTATTTCAAACTGATAAAGTTGTGGTGGCGAATTATGCAGAGTCGGGCGAAGCACTGAACAGTTTTTTGAGTGCAAAGCGGTTGGAAAAAATACTGAGTCTCATGAAGCCCGGCGACTATTTGTTCATAGAGTTTGCCCACAACGATCAGAAGCAAAAAGGCGCTGGCATCGGCCCATGGGAAAGCTATACCAAGCTGCTGCACCAATACATTGAGAGTTGTCGTCAAAAAGGGGGGCATCCGGTGTTGGTGACTTCTATGCACCGCCGCAACTTTGACAGCAGCGGGCATGTCATCAACACTCTGGGCGATTATCCAGCGGCCATGCGTAAAGTAGCGGCCGATTTGCAAGTGCCATTGATTGATCTCAACAACATGAGTGCTCAACTCTACGAAGCATGGGGCCCAAAAGGTTCGGAAAAAGGATTTGTAATTTATCCGGCCAACAGCTTTCCCGGTCAGGAAAAAGCCTTGCTCGACAACACGCATTTTAACCCGTATGGCGCTTACGAAATTGCCCGTTGCATTGCGCAGGGTATGAGAGATATTCAATTGCCATTGGCGCAGTATCTCTCGCCGGCATTACCCGCATTCAATCCTTCGCAGCCAGATAAAGCAGCGCATTTTTATTGGCCACTGAGCCCGGTGATT
- a CDS encoding glycoside hydrolase family 88/105 protein: MKPMKSLGKMSMLAAACICTTAGSLQAQYVKTGGSDATSPLHLLKPDYPVPYETPSQQKIKAVADKVFAYLDATTPYALLDKRTGQVTTDLSKPDTNIILQTGDYRLTSYEWGVTYSAMLRMSEASGDKKYADYTHNRVQFLAKVAPYFSQMSKAFPQYRNPLKQVLEPHALDDAGAVCAAMIKSANGNLQTPMRPLIDRYMDFISNKEFRLADKTLARNRPLPNSIWLDDLYMSVPALAQMGKFTGNNAYYDDAVRQILQFSERMFNTGKGLYMHGWIQGMEPHPQFHWGRANGWALMAMSELLDVLPASHPGYAKVLKQFQQHAAGLAAYQSGSGFWHQLLDRSDSYLETSATAIYAYCMAHGINKGWLDAKAFGPAVLLAWNAVSTKVNDKGQVEGTCVGTGMGFEPAFYYHRPVNVFAAHGYGPVLLACAEVMILTQQKHFKLNDSALMFTEQ, encoded by the coding sequence ATGAAGCCTATGAAATCATTGGGAAAAATGAGCATGCTGGCAGCAGCATGTATTTGCACTACTGCAGGTAGCCTGCAAGCACAGTATGTAAAAACCGGCGGCAGCGATGCTACTTCGCCATTGCACTTGTTGAAGCCCGATTATCCGGTGCCATACGAAACGCCTTCTCAGCAAAAAATTAAAGCGGTTGCCGATAAAGTATTTGCCTATCTCGATGCTACCACGCCGTATGCATTGCTCGATAAGCGAACAGGTCAGGTTACTACCGATTTGTCGAAGCCTGATACAAACATCATACTGCAAACCGGTGATTACCGGCTCACCAGTTATGAATGGGGTGTTACCTATTCGGCCATGTTGCGGATGAGTGAAGCCAGCGGCGATAAAAAGTATGCAGACTATACACACAACAGGGTACAATTTCTGGCAAAAGTGGCGCCCTATTTTAGCCAGATGAGCAAAGCGTTTCCGCAATACCGCAATCCGCTCAAGCAGGTACTGGAGCCACATGCATTGGATGATGCCGGTGCTGTGTGTGCTGCCATGATTAAGTCGGCCAATGGCAATTTGCAAACGCCCATGCGGCCCTTAATTGATCGCTACATGGATTTTATCAGCAACAAAGAATTTCGGTTGGCAGATAAAACCCTGGCCCGCAACAGGCCATTGCCCAACAGCATTTGGCTCGATGATTTATACATGAGTGTACCTGCATTGGCACAAATGGGCAAGTTCACAGGTAATAACGCATATTACGATGATGCAGTGCGCCAGATATTGCAGTTTAGTGAACGTATGTTTAATACAGGCAAAGGATTATACATGCACGGATGGATTCAGGGCATGGAGCCACATCCGCAATTTCACTGGGGGCGTGCCAATGGCTGGGCCCTCATGGCTATGAGTGAGTTGCTGGATGTATTGCCAGCTTCGCATCCGGGCTATGCCAAGGTATTGAAGCAGTTTCAACAACATGCTGCTGGCCTGGCAGCGTATCAATCGGGTAGTGGATTCTGGCATCAGTTGCTCGACCGCAGCGACTCTTATCTTGAAACATCGGCTACTGCTATTTATGCCTATTGCATGGCGCATGGCATCAACAAAGGATGGCTCGATGCAAAGGCGTTTGGTCCTGCTGTACTGCTGGCATGGAATGCCGTTAGCACCAAGGTAAACGACAAGGGACAAGTAGAAGGTACATGTGTAGGTACAGGCATGGGTTTCGAACCTGCGTTCTATTATCATCGTCCTGTAAATGTGTTTGCAGCGCATGGCTATGGTCCGGTTTTGCTGGCCTGTGCTGAAGTAATGATTTTGACACAGCAAAAGCATTTCAAACTAAACGACAGTGCACTCATGTTTACAGAACAGTAG
- a CDS encoding LutC/YkgG family protein has product MSSRAKILAQVKANQPATVALPDLELPAHAAQWDALQKFVETLSGIGGRVIRILSGEDATATILQAFDDNSNILNVSATVQGFQALPDAAFDAPAMLQNVDIALMDAAFGVAENGAVWVTEAQYKLRALPFICQHLAVLLPLQSLLPNMHKAYQQVQAMGQYDFGVFIAGPSKTADIEQSLVLGAHGPKTMTVFLLP; this is encoded by the coding sequence ATGTCATCGAGAGCAAAAATATTAGCACAAGTAAAAGCCAATCAACCGGCCACTGTTGCATTGCCCGATTTGGAATTGCCTGCACATGCCGCACAGTGGGATGCGCTGCAAAAGTTTGTTGAAACCTTGTCGGGCATTGGTGGGCGTGTCATCCGCATTTTATCTGGCGAAGATGCAACGGCTACCATATTGCAGGCATTTGATGACAACAGCAATATTCTCAATGTATCGGCTACTGTACAAGGTTTTCAGGCTTTGCCTGATGCAGCGTTTGATGCACCAGCGATGTTGCAAAATGTGGACATTGCCCTGATGGATGCTGCATTTGGCGTAGCCGAAAATGGCGCTGTGTGGGTAACGGAAGCACAATACAAGCTTCGTGCTCTGCCTTTTATTTGTCAGCATTTGGCAGTGTTGCTGCCACTGCAGTCGTTGCTACCCAACATGCATAAAGCCTATCAACAAGTACAAGCCATGGGGCAATACGATTTTGGTGTGTTCATTGCAGGACCTTCTAAAACTGCCGATATAGAACAGTCGCTGGTGTTGGGTGCTCATGGCCCCAAAACCATGACCGTTTTTTTATTACCATAA
- a CDS encoding lactate utilization protein B, whose protein sequence is MSVHLNKASQPHAELAQQFNKDEDRVNWHDETLWWIRQKRDKAAWSVPEWEWLRQTASDIKAHVLSNMHDLLTQFEAQALANGASVHWAADAAEHNAIVHRILQENKVQQIVKSKSMLTEECGLNEYLHEHGIDVVDTDLGERIVQLAGETPSHIVLPCIHWKKEEIGELFHQHLQTPKGNADPQYLTGAARIHLREKFLTRKVAITGVNFAIAETGEVVVCTNEGNADMGTHLADVHIACMGIEKLIPQRQHLGVFTRLLARSATGQPITTYTSHFRKPAPGRQLHIVLVDNGRSRQLGREAFRNSLKCIRCGACMNTCPVYRRSGGHSYKYAISGPIGSILAPNLDMRKHADLPFASTLCGSCTNVCPVKIDIHEQLYQWRQELYKDGLAPKGKAVSMKMAGWLLGKPALYRFAGKAARTVLRLAPFMVKNSLNPWYKQREMPAPPKQSFSEWYAKNKKA, encoded by the coding sequence ATGAGTGTACATCTAAATAAAGCTTCACAACCGCATGCTGAATTGGCCCAACAATTCAACAAGGATGAAGATCGTGTAAACTGGCACGATGAAACCCTGTGGTGGATTCGGCAAAAGCGGGATAAGGCTGCGTGGTCTGTCCCTGAGTGGGAATGGTTGCGCCAAACAGCTTCCGATATCAAAGCACATGTACTGAGCAATATGCACGACCTGCTGACGCAGTTTGAAGCACAGGCATTGGCCAATGGCGCCAGTGTGCACTGGGCTGCTGATGCTGCAGAGCACAATGCCATTGTGCACCGCATTTTGCAGGAAAACAAAGTGCAGCAAATTGTAAAAAGCAAAAGCATGCTCACCGAAGAGTGTGGGCTGAATGAATACCTGCATGAGCATGGCATTGATGTGGTAGATACAGATTTGGGCGAACGCATTGTGCAATTGGCCGGCGAAACACCCAGCCATATTGTATTGCCTTGCATTCACTGGAAAAAAGAAGAAATCGGTGAATTATTTCATCAGCATTTACAAACACCAAAAGGCAATGCCGATCCGCAATACCTCACTGGCGCTGCCCGTATTCATTTACGCGAAAAATTTCTGACCCGCAAAGTCGCCATCACCGGTGTCAATTTTGCCATAGCTGAAACCGGCGAAGTGGTAGTGTGTACCAATGAAGGCAATGCCGACATGGGAACCCATTTAGCTGATGTACACATCGCTTGCATGGGTATTGAAAAACTGATTCCGCAGCGGCAGCACCTCGGCGTATTTACCCGCTTGCTGGCCCGCAGTGCTACCGGGCAGCCCATTACAACCTACACCAGTCATTTTCGCAAACCCGCACCCGGCAGGCAGTTGCATATAGTGCTGGTAGATAATGGCAGAAGCCGGCAGTTGGGGAGAGAGGCATTTCGTAATTCTTTGAAATGCATTCGTTGCGGTGCGTGTATGAATACATGCCCGGTGTATCGGCGCAGTGGTGGCCATAGCTACAAGTATGCCATCAGTGGTCCCATCGGCTCTATACTGGCGCCCAATCTTGATATGCGAAAACATGCCGATTTGCCTTTTGCAAGTACCCTGTGTGGCTCTTGCACAAATGTGTGTCCGGTAAAAATTGATATTCACGAACAGTTGTATCAATGGCGACAGGAATTGTACAAAGATGGACTGGCGCCGAAAGGCAAAGCAGTGTCGATGAAAATGGCCGGATGGTTGTTGGGTAAGCCTGCGTTGTACCGCTTTGCGGGCAAAGCTGCCAGAACCGTGCTGCGCCTGGCGCCGTTTATGGTGAAAAACAGTTTGAATCCATGGTACAAACAGCGGGAAATGCCTGCGCCGCCAAAGCAATCGTTTAGTGAGTGGTACGCCAAAAACAAGAAAGCCTGA
- a CDS encoding (Fe-S)-binding protein, giving the protein MRVALFVPCYVDQFYPQVAIATMQVLEKLGCTVEFPPNQTCCGQPMANSGFEDQQAGCNRVIVDAFRGYDYIVGPSGSCVLHIKQHLNHEDETTAAQIRSRVYEFTEFLTDVLKVKIIDARFPHRVGLHQSCHGQRGLHLSQMSELVAEPFSKPEQLLHMVEGLQLARLDRKDECCGFGGTFCVFEESVSAKMGKDRVADHERQGVEVITGADMSCLMHLEGILKRQQSPIKVMHIAEILNGA; this is encoded by the coding sequence ATGCGGGTGGCCTTGTTTGTGCCTTGTTATGTAGATCAGTTTTATCCGCAGGTAGCTATTGCCACCATGCAGGTGTTAGAGAAATTGGGTTGTACTGTTGAGTTTCCTCCGAACCAAACCTGCTGCGGACAACCCATGGCCAATTCTGGTTTTGAAGACCAGCAAGCGGGCTGCAATCGGGTGATAGTGGATGCATTTCGTGGCTACGATTACATTGTTGGTCCGTCGGGTAGTTGCGTGTTGCACATCAAACAGCACTTGAACCATGAAGATGAAACAACTGCTGCACAAATACGCAGTCGTGTGTATGAGTTCACCGAGTTTTTAACGGATGTACTGAAGGTAAAAATCATTGACGCCAGATTTCCGCACAGGGTAGGTTTGCATCAAAGCTGCCATGGGCAACGCGGTTTGCATTTGTCGCAAATGAGTGAGTTGGTAGCGGAACCATTTTCAAAGCCAGAGCAACTCTTGCACATGGTAGAAGGATTGCAATTGGCCAGGCTTGATCGTAAAGATGAATGCTGTGGTTTTGGCGGTACCTTTTGTGTGTTTGAAGAATCGGTGAGTGCCAAAATGGGCAAAGACAGAGTGGCCGATCATGAGCGGCAAGGTGTAGAAGTGATTACCGGTGCAGACATGAGTTGCCTCATGCATTTGGAAGGCATTTTGAAACGACAGCAAAGCCCCATTAAAGTGATGCACATTGCAGAAATATTGAACGGTGCCTGA
- a CDS encoding class II aldolase/adducin family protein, which translates to MDNILNTSWQHPREQVAMVISRIYRRGLTTTSGGNISVIDEQGDIWVTPSGIDKGSLTIDDIVCVKADGSIIGRHKPSSEFPFHKAIYEARPDVKAIIHAHPPALVSFSIVRQIPNTNIILQARKVCGPIGYADYRLPGSAALGDVIAGEFKKGFSAVIMENHGTVVGGSDLADAFLRFETLEFSARTILYASMVGTPNFLTNEQINDFDEHLVQLPVMEKAEHPSDERAIRHQICNIVRRACTQGLMTSSYGTVSVRWRGNDFLITPTDVPRWDLQASDVVQVKDGCAEPGKVPSRSALMHQKIYATHPHINSIIHTQSTYLMAFASSKANFNVRTIPESWIFLQDVHKIPFGQQFGESEAIIGQLSKSCPALLIENDCILVTGDKLLQTFDYLEVAEFSAKSLVLAASLGEMVPISDEQVEDLRKAFIKE; encoded by the coding sequence ATGGACAACATTTTAAATACCAGCTGGCAACACCCCCGTGAACAGGTCGCTATGGTCATCAGCCGCATTTACCGCCGCGGATTGACCACAACTTCTGGTGGCAATATTTCGGTGATAGATGAACAGGGTGATATTTGGGTAACGCCGTCCGGCATAGATAAAGGCTCGCTGACCATTGATGACATTGTGTGTGTAAAAGCGGATGGCAGCATTATTGGCCGTCACAAACCTTCTTCCGAATTTCCTTTTCATAAAGCTATTTACGAGGCAAGGCCCGATGTGAAAGCCATTATTCATGCACATCCGCCGGCATTGGTGTCGTTTAGTATTGTGCGACAAATTCCCAATACCAACATCATTTTGCAAGCCAGAAAAGTATGCGGACCTATTGGCTACGCCGATTACCGCCTGCCCGGTAGTGCTGCGTTGGGCGATGTGATTGCAGGCGAATTCAAGAAAGGATTTTCTGCAGTGATCATGGAAAACCATGGCACTGTAGTTGGTGGCAGCGATTTGGCAGATGCCTTCCTGCGTTTTGAAACACTGGAGTTTAGTGCCCGCACCATTTTGTATGCCAGCATGGTGGGTACACCCAACTTTTTAACCAATGAGCAAATCAATGATTTTGATGAGCACCTGGTACAGCTCCCGGTGATGGAAAAAGCCGAACATCCGAGTGATGAACGGGCTATCCGTCATCAAATCTGCAATATTGTTCGCAGGGCTTGTACACAAGGTTTGATGACGAGTTCTTACGGCACAGTTTCTGTTCGCTGGCGGGGCAATGATTTTTTGATTACACCAACCGACGTGCCTCGTTGGGATTTGCAAGCCAGCGATGTAGTACAAGTAAAAGATGGTTGTGCTGAGCCGGGCAAAGTACCCAGTCGCAGTGCGCTGATGCACCAAAAAATTTACGCAACACACCCGCACATCAACAGCATCATTCACACACAGTCTACGTACCTCATGGCATTTGCCAGCAGCAAAGCCAACTTTAATGTGCGGACGATACCAGAGAGTTGGATTTTTTTGCAGGATGTACATAAGATTCCATTTGGACAACAGTTTGGTGAATCGGAAGCCATCATAGGTCAGTTGTCAAAATCATGTCCGGCATTGCTGATTGAAAACGACTGCATATTGGTGACGGGTGACAAATTGCTGCAAACATTCGATTATCTTGAAGTAGCAGAGTTTAGTGCCAAGAGTTTGGTGCTGGCTGCATCGTTGGGAGAAATGGTACCCATCAGTGATGAACAGGTAGAAGATTTACGAAAAGCATTTATAAAAGAATAG
- a CDS encoding FGGY-family carbohydrate kinase: protein MNRQPVIAILDVGKTNKKLFLIDEGYNIVAEYAQQLAEVTDEDGFPCEDLPKLQQLLGDFLQQIIQLTDYDVKAVNVSAYGASFVYINAAGEPVFPLYNYLKPYNADLQQQFYNAYGGEVAFSRSAASPVLGNLNSGMQLYRLKYEQPERFAQVQYALHLPQYLAYAISKVPVSEMTSIGCHTNLWNFDTQTYQQWVAEEGMSEKLPAIVPSDAVYTCQVQSHTLACGVGLHDSSAALIPYLACEQEPFVLLSTGTWCIALNPFNASPLTDEQLQHDCLCYLSYQGKPVKASRLFAGHFHEQEAKRIAAHFGEADDFYKHIKPDEYLLEALRQRVTPATYEVLNDVSVAAFAHRELSLFATATEAYHQLMLDMVAQQVHALQFVLRGSEPVSKLFVDGGFSNNPLFMQLLAKAYPHVQVYASQVAQASAIGAALAIHTHWNTQPIPHNLLKLTHYDH from the coding sequence ATGAATCGACAACCTGTTATAGCAATACTGGACGTTGGTAAAACCAACAAAAAACTTTTTCTGATAGATGAAGGCTACAACATTGTAGCCGAGTATGCGCAACAGTTGGCAGAAGTTACCGACGAGGATGGTTTTCCTTGCGAGGATTTGCCAAAGCTCCAACAATTGCTGGGCGATTTTTTGCAGCAAATCATTCAGCTGACCGATTACGATGTAAAAGCGGTGAACGTGTCTGCATATGGTGCCAGTTTTGTTTACATCAATGCAGCAGGTGAGCCGGTCTTCCCGTTGTACAATTACCTGAAGCCATACAATGCTGACTTGCAGCAGCAGTTTTACAATGCTTATGGTGGCGAAGTGGCTTTTTCCCGTTCGGCGGCATCACCTGTGTTGGGCAACCTCAACTCGGGCATGCAATTGTACCGGTTGAAATACGAACAGCCGGAGCGGTTTGCACAAGTGCAATATGCGTTGCATTTACCTCAATACCTGGCGTATGCTATCAGCAAAGTGCCGGTGTCGGAAATGACCAGCATTGGCTGCCATACCAACCTGTGGAATTTTGATACACAAACGTATCAGCAGTGGGTAGCAGAAGAAGGGATGTCGGAGAAATTACCCGCCATAGTTCCATCTGATGCTGTGTATACCTGTCAGGTACAATCGCATACACTTGCCTGTGGTGTGGGCCTGCACGATAGTTCTGCCGCATTAATTCCTTACCTGGCATGTGAGCAAGAACCATTTGTATTGTTGTCTACCGGCACCTGGTGTATTGCATTGAATCCTTTTAACGCATCGCCGCTGACTGATGAGCAATTGCAGCATGATTGTTTGTGCTACCTCAGCTATCAAGGCAAGCCTGTAAAAGCATCACGCCTTTTTGCAGGGCATTTTCATGAGCAGGAAGCCAAACGCATTGCTGCTCATTTTGGCGAAGCCGATGACTTTTACAAACACATCAAGCCTGACGAATATTTGCTGGAAGCATTGCGCCAACGCGTAACTCCGGCAACCTATGAAGTACTGAACGATGTAAGTGTAGCTGCTTTTGCTCACCGGGAGTTATCCTTGTTTGCTACTGCAACCGAAGCCTATCATCAATTGATGCTCGATATGGTAGCACAGCAAGTGCATGCACTACAATTTGTGTTGCGAGGCAGTGAGCCGGTTAGCAAATTGTTTGTTGATGGTGGCTTTAGCAACAATCCGCTGTTCATGCAGTTGTTGGCTAAAGCTTATCCGCATGTGCAAGTGTATGCTTCGCAGGTGGCACAAGCTTCTGCCATTGGTGCGGCACTGGCTATTCACACACATTGGAACACACAACCCATTCCACACAATTTGCTGAAACTGACACATTATGACCACTGA
- a CDS encoding sugar isomerase, translating to MRIAANHIAQHNESLQAKHQARLHAVLQETDQAEAIIQKLMAFNVAIPSWALGTGGTRFGRFAGAGEPRNLEEKIEDVGLLHALNNSSGSISLHIPWDIPKDYAAIRELAGSFGLSFDAVNSNTFQDQPGQPLSYKFGSLQHVNKAVREQAIAHNIDVIQHGDALGSKALTVWLADGSSFPGQLNFRNAFENTLESLEVIYKALPSDWKMFVEYKAFEPNFYSMTVGDWGQSLLYANKLGPQAYTLVDLGHHLLNANIEQIVSLLLMEGKLAGFHFNDSKYGDDDLTVGSINPYQLFLIFKELVEGMDARGMNHATDLGWMIDASHNLKDPLEDLLQSVEAIMLAYAQALLVDAAALKAAQLNNDVTQAQEILQQAYRTDVRPLVAEARLRAGAALQPLQLYRNAGVRKALVDERGSNTVATGL from the coding sequence ATGCGTATCGCCGCCAACCACATAGCACAACACAACGAAAGCCTGCAGGCAAAACATCAGGCCCGCCTGCATGCCGTATTGCAAGAAACAGATCAGGCAGAAGCCATTATACAAAAACTGATGGCGTTTAATGTAGCCATTCCCAGTTGGGCCTTGGGCACAGGTGGCACCCGCTTTGGTCGTTTTGCCGGCGCCGGCGAGCCCCGCAATCTCGAAGAAAAAATTGAAGACGTAGGATTGCTGCATGCACTCAACAATAGCAGCGGTTCTATTTCATTGCATATTCCCTGGGATATTCCAAAAGATTACGCAGCCATTCGTGAACTGGCAGGCAGTTTTGGTTTGTCTTTTGATGCTGTCAACTCCAACACTTTTCAGGATCAGCCGGGGCAACCACTCAGCTACAAGTTTGGCTCGTTGCAGCATGTCAACAAAGCCGTTCGGGAGCAAGCCATTGCACACAATATTGATGTAATTCAACATGGTGATGCGCTGGGCTCAAAAGCACTCACGGTGTGGTTGGCCGATGGTTCCAGTTTTCCTGGGCAACTCAATTTTCGCAATGCATTTGAAAATACGCTTGAAAGCCTCGAAGTGATTTACAAAGCACTGCCTTCCGATTGGAAAATGTTTGTAGAGTACAAAGCATTTGAACCCAACTTTTACAGCATGACGGTTGGCGATTGGGGCCAAAGCCTGCTCTACGCCAACAAGCTGGGGCCGCAAGCCTACACGCTGGTTGATTTGGGACACCATTTACTCAATGCCAATATTGAACAAATTGTATCGCTGTTGTTGATGGAAGGCAAACTGGCCGGTTTCCATTTCAACGATTCGAAATATGGTGATGATGACCTGACAGTGGGTAGCATCAATCCGTATCAGTTATTCCTCATTTTTAAAGAGCTGGTAGAAGGCATGGATGCCCGTGGCATGAACCACGCCACCGATTTGGGTTGGATGATTGATGCCAGCCACAACCTGAAAGACCCGCTGGAAGATTTGCTGCAAAGCGTGGAAGCCATTATGCTGGCATATGCGCAGGCATTGCTGGTAGATGCTGCTGCACTGAAAGCAGCTCAGCTCAACAACGACGTAACGCAGGCACAAGAAATTTTGCAACAAGCCTATCGTACCGATGTGCGGCCGCTGGTGGCAGAAGCTCGTTTGCGGGCAGGTGCGGCATTGCAACCTTTGCAGCTGTACAGAAATGCAGGCGTACGCAAAGCACTGGTAGACGAACGTGGCAGCAACACAGTTGCTACCGGTTTGTAA
- the rhaM gene encoding L-rhamnose mutarotase, producing the protein MARRAFKMQLHPGQEAEYKRRHDEIWPELADLLKQAGVSNYSIFLDTETRTLFGVLEASDPAALDALPQQPIMQRWWAYMKDIMQSNPDNSPVSTPLPEVFYLP; encoded by the coding sequence ATGGCAAGGAGAGCATTTAAGATGCAGTTGCATCCCGGACAGGAAGCAGAGTACAAACGCAGACACGATGAGATATGGCCAGAGCTGGCCGATTTGCTCAAGCAGGCTGGTGTAAGCAACTACAGCATTTTTCTTGATACAGAAACACGCACATTGTTTGGGGTGCTCGAAGCCAGCGACCCTGCAGCACTCGATGCATTGCCACAACAACCTATTATGCAACGTTGGTGGGCTTACATGAAAGACATCATGCAAAGCAACCCCGACAATTCTCCCGTCAGCACGCCCTTGCCGGAAGTATTTTACCTTCCCTGA